Proteins encoded by one window of Agelaius phoeniceus isolate bAgePho1 chromosome 5, bAgePho1.hap1, whole genome shotgun sequence:
- the MRTFA gene encoding myocardin-related transcription factor A, with product MPPLKSPAAFHEQRKSLERARTEDYLKRKIRSRPERSELVRMHILEETSAEPSLQAKQLKLKRARLADDLNEKIAQRPGPMELVEKNILPVESSLKEAIIVGQVNYPKVADNSSFDEDSSDALSPEQPASHESQGSVPSPMDSRICEPLPSTTGTSLAQGSSQLQISADSSETLFLPEQPPPPLPPPPLLPPSLTNGVALTAAKPPPTLIKQSQPKSASEKSQRSKKAKELKPKVKKLKYHQYIPPDQKQDKGAPPMDSSYAKILQQQQLFLQLQILNQQQQHYNYQTILPAPPKPPGEQQSGASAPAVRNLSATVSSTPSVSSGSGGLMRQNSNAAVGKPGPLPANLDEMKVAELKQELKLRALPVSGTKTDLIERLRAYQEQNGAAGQTTPTPKPSTAAVLPKAAEVVVAFPTARLSTGPALVTTGIAPAEVVVATVTGGGVMKFGSTGSTPPVSPTPSERSQMSTGDENSGTGDTFGEMVTSPLTQLTLQTSPVQFLVKEESSKSASCSINVAPKSEWCGAGNSRDAEVRDKDQMLQEKDKQIEELTRMLKQKQQLVEMLRLQLEQEKRSQQSQPAPTAAGEGTALASKPGAFGAQVKSENGFLSCQCAKQSSGQTEQFSPAPSASQMDTSNPSPVPKKAVLVKQEEAEPPCQSHSPQLILGQQGSALIKGTPPPTLITDSTGTHIVLTVTKQSTERQGLSPHGMAGSSCPPLQSVQSSPAKTSSQLPCQVPANTPQHPTQQQQQQQQQQQQQQQPRGPNQSKSSSQPGSPAAPSPSQMDLEQQQHTPLFGTPPPPLPAPSVPMKEPPPGYEEAMKQQPKAQENGCSSQQMDDLFDILIESGEISADFKDQSSPAGKEAPVAPACSPVPSSQHSSELAVPVSLGQPVLPGRLEDFLESSTGLPLLTAGHDGPEPLSLIDDLHSEMLSSSAILDHPPSPMDTSELHFAHEPSGGIALDLAEANLDSMDWLELPGGSVMSLAPLSTTAPSLFSTDFLDGHDLQLHWDSCL from the exons CTCTGAAAAGTCCAGCTGCATTTCATGAACAAAGAAAGAGTTTGGAGCGTGCCAGG ACAGAGGACTATCTGAAACGCAAAATCCGCTCCCGGCCCGAGAGATCAGAGCTCGTTAGGATGCACATTCTGGAAG AGACCTCAGCTGAACCCTCCTTGCAGGCTAAGCAGCTGAAGCTGAAGAGAGCCAGACTGGCAGATGACCTCAATGAGAAGATAGCACAGAGGCCAGGGCCCatggagctggtggagaagaACATCTTGCCTGTAGAATCGAGCCTGAAGGAAGCTATTATTG ttGGACAGGTGAACTACCCAAAGGTTGCAGATAACTCCTCCTTTGATGAGGACAGCAGTGATGCCCTCTCCCCAGAACAGCCAGCCAGCCATGAGTCCCAAGGCTCTGTCCCATCACCGATGGACTCCCGGATTTGTGAGCCTCTCCCTAGCACCACTGGCACATCACTAGCTCAG ggttcATCCCAGTTGCAGATTAGTGCAGACTCCAGTGAAACTCTTTTCCTACCTGAGCAGCCACCTccaccactgccacctccaCCTCTTCTGCCCCCTAGTCTTACCAATGGAGTGGCTCTTACTGCTGCCAAGCCCCCACCAACACTCATTAAG CAAAGCCAGCCCAAGTCTGCTAGTGAGAAGTCTCAGCGCAGTAAAAAAGCCAAGGAGTTGAAGCCGAAAGTCAAGAAGCTAAAGTATCATCAGTATATTCCCCCGGACCAAAAGCAGGACAAGGGAGCTCCTCCCATGGATTCATCCTATGCCAAAATactgcagcaacagcagctctttctccagcttcaGATCCtcaaccagcagcagcagcactacAACTATCAGACcatcctgccagccccacctAA gcctccaggagagcagcagagtgGTGCCAGTGCCCCTGCTGTACGCAATCTCTCTGCCACAGTCAGCAGCACACCTTCAGTATCTTCTGGTTCAGGTGGGCTGATGAGACAAAACAGTAATGCTGCAGTGGGCAAGCCTGGCCCTCTCCCTGCCAACCTGGATGAGATGAAG GTAGCAGAGCTGAAGCAGGAGCTAAAGCTGAGGGCCTTGCCTGTCTCGGGCACAAAGACGGACCTGATTGAGCGTCTCCGAGCTTACCAAGAGCAGAACGGTGCAGCCGGCCAAACGACCCCCACTCccaagcccagcacagcagccgTCCTCCCTAAAGCTGCTGAGGTGGTGGTGGCCTTCCCAACTgccaggctgagcacagggccagCCCTGGTCACCACTGGCATTGCACCAGCAGAAGTAGTTGTGGCCACAGTTACTGGTGGCGGCGTGATGAAGTTTGGGAGCACAGGCTCAACTCCTCCTGTTTCTCCAACTCCTTCTGAGCGCTCGCAAATGAGTACAGGGGATGAAAACTCGGGCACTGGAGATACCTTTGGAGAGATGGTGACTTCACCTCTGACCCAGCTCACCTTGCAGACATCTCCAGTGCAGTTCTTGGTGAAGGAAGAAAGCTCCAAGTCCGCTTCTTGCAGCATAAATGTGGCACCCAAGTCAGAGTGGTGTGGTGCTGGTAACAGCAGAGATGCAGAAGTTAGGGACAAAGACCAGATGCTGCAGGAGAAGGACAAGCAGATTGAGGAACTCACCCGCATGCTgaaacagaagcagcagctggtggagATGCTtaggctgcagctggagcaggagaagcGCTCCCAGCAGTCCCAGCCAGCCCCAACAGCCGCGGGAGAAGGAACAGCCCTCGCCTCCAAGCCAGGAGCGTTTGGCGCCCAGGTCAAGAGTGAAAATGGTTTCCTGAGTTGCCAGTGTGCGAAGCAATCCAGTGGCCAAACAGAGCAGTTCAGCCCTGCACCAAGCGCTAGCCAAATGGACACTTCGAACCCAAGCCCAGTGCCAAAGAAAGCCGTGCTGGTGAAGCAGGAGGAGGCGGAGCCGCCGTGCCAGTCCCACAGCCCGCAGCTTATCCTTGGCCAGCAAGGGAGTGCCCTCATCAAGGGCACCCCTCCCCCCACCCTCATCACTGACTCCACAGGGACCCACATTGTCCTCACCGTGACCAAGCAGAGCACCGAGAGGCAGGGCCTCTCTCCCCACGGgatggcagggagcagctgcccaccCCTGCAG AGCGTACAATCATCACCCGCTAAAACTTCCAGCCAACTGCCGTGTCAGGTACCTGCAAACACCCctcagcaccccacacaacagcagcagcagcagcagcagcagcagcagcagcagcagcagcccagaggaCCAAACCAATCTAAG TCCTCATCACAGCctggctctcctgctgccccttccCCCTCCCAGATGGACCTGGAGCAGCAACAGCACACGCCGCTTTTTGGAACTCCTCCACCTCCTCTTCCGGCTCCCTCGGTCCCAATGAAAGAGCCACCACCAGGCTATGAAGAGGCCATGAAGCAACAGCCAAAGGCCCAG GAGAACGGCTGTTCCAGCCAGCAGATGGACGACCTGTTTGATATCCTCATCGAAAGTGGAG AGATTTCTGCTGACTTCAAGGATCAGTCATCCCCAGCTGGGAAAGAGGCGCCCGTGGCCCCGGCGTgttccccagtgcccagcagccagcactCCTCGGAGCTGGCGGTGCcggtgtccctggggcagccGGTGCTGCCGGGCCGCCTGGAGGActtcctggagagcagcaccgGCCTCCCGCTGCTGACGGCGGGCCACGACGGGCCAGAGCCCCTGTCCCTCATTGATGACCTCCACAGTGAGATGCTGAGCAGCTCGGCCATCCTGGACCACCCGCCTTcacccatggacacctcggaaTTGCACTTTGCTCACGAGCCGTCTGGGGGCATAGCCCTGGATCTGGCTGAGGCTAACTTGGACAGCATGGactggctggagctgccagggggTTCTGTCATGAGCCTGGCTCCCCTGAGCACCACGGCTCCCAGCCTCTTTTCCACAGACTTTCTTGATGGACATGAtctgcagctgcactgggatTCTTGCTTGTAA